A genomic segment from Glycine soja cultivar W05 chromosome 18, ASM419377v2, whole genome shotgun sequence encodes:
- the LOC114395896 gene encoding callose synthase 5-like, translating into MKLFAVFVRKMDLLMVPYSSDPSLKIIQWPLFLLASKIPIALDMAAQFRGKDSDLWRCICADEYMKCVVIECYESFKNVMNALVVGEAKKSLIGCQVYSKGQIKTAFSKRKY; encoded by the exons ATGAAGTTATTTGCAGTTTTCGTGAGGAAG ATGGATCTTTTGATGGTTCCATACTCATCAGATCCTAGCTTGAAAATAATTCAATGGCCATTGTTTCTGCTTGCAAGCAAG ATTCCCATAGCATTGGATATGGCAGCTCAATTTCGAGGAAAAGACTCTGATCTTTGGAGATGCATATGTGCAGATGAATATATGAAGTGTGTTGTGATTGAATGCtatgaatcttttaaaaatgtcaTGAATGCTTTGGTAGTAGGAGAAGCTAAAAAAAG CTTGATCGGGTGCCAAGTTTATTCCAAAGGCCAAATCAAAACAGCTTTCTCCAAAAGGAAATACTAG
- the LOC114394554 gene encoding E3 ubiquitin-protein ligase RHA1B-like, with product MGFPVGYPELLVPKMFLHALSLLAWLRSLVFALFRLLRISDLLDTDSAASDLPPPPPPREPTLSALLIREFLPVAAFRDLAAADGDPPPSGCAVCLSEFSSEEEIRCMANCKHIFHRWCVDRWVDHDQKTCPLCRTPFVPHHKLEEYNQRLWAASGVSQFYYQDDYTASL from the coding sequence ATGGGTTTTCCCGTAGGGTACCCGGAGCTGCTGGTTCCGAAAATGTTCCTCCACGCGCTTTCCCTCCTCGCGTGGCTGCGCTCCCTCGTCTTCGCCCTCTTCCGCCTCCTCCGCATCTCCGACCTCCTCGACACCGATTCCGCCGCCTCTGACCTCCCTCCGCCGCCTCCGCCACGCGAGCCGACTCTCTCCGCCCTCCTCATCCGCGAGTTTCTCCCCGTGGCGGCGTTCCGCGACCTGGCAGCCGCCGACGGGGATCCTCCGCCGTCGGGCTGCGCCGTGTGCCTGAGCGAATTCTCCTCGGAAGAAGAAATCCGGTGTATGGCGAACTGCAAGCACATTTTCCACCGGTGGTGCGTGGACCGTTGGGTCGATCACGATCAGAAGACGTGTCCGCTCTGCAGAACTCCGTTTGTGCCGCATCACAAGCTCGAAGAATACAATCAGCGACTGTGGGCAGCTTCTGGAGTTTCACAGTTTTACTACCAAGACGATTACACGGCTTctctctga
- the LOC114394552 gene encoding delta-like protein B translates to MSITTGICQVVAVSLLLGLLSVYSLECDDDRCKTGLCNNTGACICNLPDPSTILNGDRTFFGGKFCDEEMTMCDGTNSFWCEHGATCEEIVQGEKYSCKCPLGFAGEHCEHSGAPCGHTFCFHNAECLAETGDVCQCPSEWKGSADCSLPTTPTDFYSISTDTKSSKVSSSSDSNKALAVLAVSSVGGAAAGAIYGKKLFNKKKREARFQQLSEMQTQGILDGDGDEEDENHNMVPQRVHGDISHN, encoded by the exons ATGTCAATCACAACAGGAATATGTCAAGTAGTTGCTGTTTCATTGCTTTTGGGATTACTGAGTGTGTATTCCTTGGAATGTGATGATGATCGCTGCAAAACTGGGCTGTGCAACAACACTGGTGCCTGCATTTGCAACCTCCCTGATCCTTCCACCATCTTGAATGGTGATAGAACTTTCTTCGG GGGGAAGTTTTGTGACGAAGAAATGACCATGTGTGATGGGACAAACTCCTTCTGGTGTGAACATGGGGCAACTTGTGAGGAGATTGTTCAAGGAGAGAAGTACTCTTGCAAATGTCCCCTAGGATTTGCTGGGGAGCATTGTGAGCATTCTGGAGCACCCTGTGGTCATACTTTTTGTTTCCATAATGCTGAATGCTTGGCTGAAACAGGTGATGTTTGCCAGTGCCCTTCTGAATGGAAAGGCAGTGCTGATTGCTCTCTTCCAACCACACCAACAG ATTTTTACTCAATTTCAACTGACACAAAATCATCTAAAGTCAGCAGCAGCAGTGACTCCAAT AAGGCACTGGCTGTCTTGGCAGTTTCTTCAGTGGGAGGAGCTGCTGCTGGTGCCATTTATGGCAAGAAACTattcaacaagaaaaaaagagaggcaAGGTTCCAGCAATTATCTGAAATGCAGACTCAAGGGATATTGGATGGTGATGGTGATGAGGAGGATGAAAACCACAATATGGTACCCCAAAGGGTCCATGGTGATATTTCACACAATTAG